A region of the Gemmatimonas sp. UBA7669 genome:
TTCTCCGGTTCACGCTGGGACGCGCTGGCTGCGCGTGGCGCGCGCGTGCAGCGTCCGCTCTGGGCCAGCACGAGCACCAAGAATCCGGCGTATCGCGACGTGATCTACGTGGAAGAGCTCATCGGCCCCGACACGGTCAACACGCTGCCGCCGGCCACGCTCGAAGCCTTCCGCGATCATGGCGAAGTGCGTCAGTCGGTCACCGAAGGAGTGGCCGAGGCCGAGCGCACGCTGGCTGCGCTGGAAGCCAATGGCGTGGCCCTGCAGCAGGTCACCGATACGCTGCTGGCCGAGGGGCTCGCGTCGTTTGAACAGTCTTTTGTGACGCTGCTGGCGGGTCTCGCGCGCAAACGCGCGGCGCTGGCCGCGTCGTGACGGCGAACGCCTCGCGTTCCGCCATCCCTTATCGCATCCACCACCCCGAATGACCATCCCCCGTACCGGACCCGAGCGCGCCACGTCACCTGCAGGCGCGCAGGACAATAGCAGCAGCACCTTCGTGCGCACGCATGTGCCGCGCACGAAGATCGTGGGCACGCTTGGCCCAGCCAGCAACACGCCCGAGGGTGTGCGTGCGCTGGTCGAGGCCGGCCTCGATGTCGCACGCATCAATTTTTCGCACGGCACACACGAGCAGCACGCGCGCACCATTGCCACGGTGCGCGATGTGGCCACGCAGCTGGGTCGGCCGGTGGCCATCCTGGCCGACCTGCAGGGCCCGCGCATCCGCATCGGCGCGCTCGGCGCGCCGCGCGAGCTCGAGGTTGGTGCCACGGTGGTGCTGGTGCCCGAGGCCGTGGCCAGCGGCGACGAGATTCCCATCACCTACGCCGATCTCTGTCACGACGTCAACGTGGGCAACCGCGTGCTCATCAACGACGGATTGTTCGAGCTCGTGGTGACACGTGTGGAGGCCCCGCGGGTGTGGGCCTCGGTGGTGCATGGTGGTACGCTCACCAGCAACAAGGGCATGAACCTGCCCGGCATTGCCGTGTCGGCGCCGTCGCTTACCGACAAGGACAAGGCCGATCTCGCCTTTGCCGTGGAGCACGAGCTGGACATGGTGGCGCTGAGCTTTGTGCGCCGCGCGCAGGACATCGACGAAATGCGGGCGCTCATTCCGCGCACCATGCTGGTCGTGGCCAAGATCGAGAAGGACGTGGCGCTCGAGAACATTGAGGACATCATGCGCGCCACCGACGCGGTGATGGTGGCGCGTGGTGACCTGGGCGTGGAGCTGCCGTTCGAGGAAGTGCCGTACGCGCAGAAGCACATCATTGCCACCGCCAACCGCATGGGCCGGCCGGTGATCACGGCCACGCAGATGCTGGAGTCGATGATCGACAATCCGCGCCCCACGCGCGCGGAGGCCAGCGACGTGGCCAATGCCATTCTCGACGGCACCGACGCGGTCATGCTTTCGGCTGAGACGGCGGCTGGGCACTATCCGCGGCTGGCCGTGGAGGCCATGCGCCGCATCATCAAGGAAATCGAAACGCGTCCGCGCCCCGGTACGCTCAAGCGCTCCGAGCGCCGTGATGTGAGCGGCGTGAACACCGAGGAGGCCATTGCGGCCGCCACGGTGGCTGCCGTGCGCATGATGGATGCGCCGCTGGTGGTGGTCTTCACCAAGAGCGGGTTTACGGCACGTATCGTGGCCTCGCATCGTCCCTCGGTGCCCATTCTGGCGCTCACCGACGAGCCGCGTGTGTGCCGGCAGTTGTCGCTGGTGTGGGGCGTGGTACCGCGATTGGTGCCCACGGCGCGCGGCTACGATCACATGGTGGCCATGGCGCTGCGCGAAGCGCTCGACCTCAACCTTGTCACCAAGGGTGACCGGGTGCTGGTGACCGCGGGGGTGCCGTTCGACGTACCGGGCACCACCAACCTGCTCAAGGTCGAGACGGTCTGAGGCGGGTGCGCCTCACCTTTCTCGGCACGGGGACCAGCTTTGGCGTCCCGCAGATCGGCTGTCGCTGCGCCGTGTGCACCAGCGGCGATCCGCGGGACCGCCGCACGCGCTGCGGCGCCGTCATCGAAACCAACGACGGCACGCGGCTGCTGATTGATACGCCACCGGAACTGCGCCTGCAGCTGGTGGCGGCGGGTATCGGACATGTGGACGCGGTGCTCTTTACGCACGAGCATGCCGATCACATTCACGGCATCGACGATTTGCGGGCGCTGACGGTGCGGCGCAGCGGGCCGCTGCCGCTGTACGGCGAGGCGCCCACGCTGGACACGCTGCGCAGTCGCTTTCCGTACGTGTTTGACGCGGCGTTCCGTCCGCTGCCCGGCACCACGCGGCCCGAAGGCCTGCCAATAGAAGTTCGTGCCGGCGAGACCTTTGCCGTGGGGAATGTGGAGGTACTGCCGCTGGCTGTGCCGCATGGCCGGGCGTCGGTACTGGGTTTTCGCGTGGGCGACATGGCGTACATCACCGACGCCAAGGAAATCCCGCCCGCCAGCATGGCTGCGCTGCGCGGGGTGCGTGTGCTGGTGCTCAATGCCCTGCTGCGGCGTCCGCATCCCACGCATCTCTCCATTGCCGAGGCCATTGCCACGGCGCAGCAGGTGGGTGCCGAGCGCACGTACTTCACGCATCTCACGCACGACAACGCACACGCCGCGCTCGAGGCTGAGCTGCCGGCGGGCATCATGCCCGCGTACGACGGCCTCGTCGTGGATCTGGATCATTCGCCGTCACACGCTGTGTCATCACGGGAGCCCGCGTCATGAGTCTCAATCTCGACTTCACCAACATGATGGCCGCGGCCCTGCCCGCGGGGCAGGGCATCACGTTGTCTGAATGGGAGAACGCCGCGGCGCCGTTTGCTGCGGCACACGCAGCGGTGCATGCGCGCACGGACGACCTGGGCTTTCTCACGCTGCCGAACAACACGGCTTTGCTGGCGCAGTCGGAGGCCGTAGCCACGTGGGCAGACGGACGCTTCACCGATGTGCTGCTGCTGGGCATCGGCGGCTCGGCTCTGGGGCCGATTGCGCTGCGCACCGCGCTCTGCGCGCCGCAGTGGAACGCACTCACCGCCGAGCAGCGTGGCGGCAAGCCTCGTCTGCATGTGCTCGACAACGTGGATCCGGCCAGCATTGCCGCCGTGCTTGCGCGCCTGTCATTGGCCAACACACTGGTGCTGGTGGTGAGCAAGTCGGGTGGCACCGTGGAAACCATGGCGCAGTACCTCATCGTGCGTGAGGCGTTGGCCCTAGCCTTGGGTGAAGCCAAGGCCCGCGAGCACGTGGTGTTCGTGACCGATCCGGCCAAGGGTGCGCTGCGCGCCATTGCCAATGCCGAGGGTGTGCGCACGGTGGACATTCCGGCCAACGTGGGCGGACGCTTCAGTGTGCTCTCGCCGGTGGGTGTGCTGCCCGCCGCCCTGCTGGGCATTGATGTGCGGGCACTGCTGGCTGGCGCGGGGCATGTCACATCAGAGGCAGCCAACCCGTCACTCGGCAGCAACCTGCCGGGCGCCTTTGCCGTGCTGCAGTGGCTGGCCGATACCAGACATGGACGGCATGTGCAGGTGCTCATGCCCTACGCCGATCCGCTGCGTGATCTCGCGCTGTGGTTTGTGCAGCTCTGGGCGGAATCGCTGGGCAAGATCGGACCCGATGGCCGTTCGGTGGGTCCCACGCCGCTGCCGGCACTTGGCGCGACCGATCAGCACTCGCAGGTGCAGTTGTTCATGGAGGGGCCGCGCGACAAGACCGTGACCTTCGTGGCCGTGCGTGGTCGCACGCAGGAGGGCCCCATTCCCGCGCGGCACGCCGACATCCCCGAGCTGGGCTATCTGGCGGGTCACACGCTGGGCGAGTTGCTGGACATCGAGCAGCGGGCCACCGCCGGCGCCCTCGCGGCGCGCGGTCGGCTCAACGCCACGCTCACGGTGGACGCCGTGGATGCCTGGCACATGGGGGCGCTGATGCAGACCTTTGCGCTGGCTACGGCCTATGCCGGCGCGCTGTATGGCATTGATGCCTTCGACCAGCCCGGTGTGGAGCTGGGCAAGCAGTTCGCCTACGCCATGCTGGGCCGTGCGGGCAGTGAGGCCGCGCGTGCCGAGTGGGATGCCTTGCCGCACCCGGACCCGCGATTTCAGCTCTGAGGGGAAATCCCTCGCATTTTCAGGGGCGCAACCCTTGCCGTGGCCAACGGCCCGGTGGGAACTTACCCGGGTTCGCCCGCCCCATTCCCGACTCCTGAAATTCCCATGACGGCTACTTCGACCACTTCGGCGACGCTGCTCGGCGGCGCTGTTTCGGTGACCAACGGCACGGTGCAGGTGCACGATACCGCGGCCCTGGCCACGTCCCGCCTCGATCCGCTGGTGCATCAGGCCGTGTTCGGCTCGGACAGCGACAAGCGCTTTGCGCGCTGGCTGCTGTGGGAGATCGGACAAATCGTCGGCGTGCGGGCGGCGTCCATTCACGAGCTGTATCTGGCGCGTGGCGCGGGCAAGTGCGGGGGCTTCACGGTGCCCGCCATCAATGTGCGCGCCATGGCCTACGACACCGCGCGCGCCATTTTCCGCACGGCCAACAAGATGGAGGCCGGTGCCTTCATCCTCGAAATCGCGCGCTCGGAAATTGCCTACACCGAGCAGCGGCCCGAAGAGTACGTGTCGGTCATGCTGGGCGCCGCGCTGCGTGAAGGCTTCCGCGGCCCGGTGTTCATCCAGGGCGACCACTTCCAGGTCAACCACAAGAAGTACGCCGTGGATCCGGTCACCGAAGTGAACGCCGTCAAGGCGCTGGTCACGGAGGCCGTGGCGGCGGGCTTCTACAACATCGACGTGGACACGTCCACGCTGGTGGACTTGTCCAAGGCCACGCTGGCCGAGCAGCAGCGCCTCAACTACGAAGTCTGCGTGGACATCACGCGCTTCGTGCGCGCGGCCGAGCCCAAGGGCGTCACCATCAGCATCGGTGGTGAAATCGGCGAAGTGGGCACGGAGAACAGCACGCCCGAGGAACTCGAGGCCTTCATGGAGGGCTTCAACGCCACGCTGGCGGCAGAAGCGCCGGGCATGGCGGGTCTGTCCAAGATTTCGGTGCAGTCGGGCACCTCGCATGGCGGTGTCGTGCTGCCCGATGGCAGCATTGCCGACGTGGCGCTCGATCTCGACACGCTGGAGACGCTGAGCAAGATCGCCCGCGATCGCTACGGCATGGCCGGCGCGGTGCAGCACGGCGCGTCCACGCTGCCGGACGCGGCGTTCAACAATTTCCCCAAGCGGGAGACGGCCGAGATTCACCTGGCCACGAACTTCCAGAACATCATGTTCGATCACCTGCCGCAGGATCTGCTGCAGGAGGTCTACGCCTGGCTCGACGCCAACGCGAAGGACGAACGCAAGGCCACCGACAGCGACGCGCAGTTCTACTACAAGACGCGCAAGAAGGCCATCGGTCCGTTCAAGAAGAAGCTGTGGGCGCTGCCGGCTGAATTGCGCGCCAAGCTTGGGGCGGCCTACGATGCCAAGTTCGAGTTCCTCTTCACGCAGTTGGCCATTGGTGGCACGGCCAAGGCCGTGCAGCAGTTCGTGACGGTGCCGGAGCAGCGTCGGCCCTTCCCGGACGGCGCGTCGACCATCGTGGCCGCCCCCGACGACGCGGACCTTTCCGACTGAATCGGGGTAGGCAGTTGGCTGGTGGACGAACCAGCCAACTGCAGCTGGTGGATTCGTGCAGTGATCGTCCTGTAGTGATCGTCCTGGACACAACAGCACCGGAGGTGCGAGATGGCACGGGATTACGACGACGAGCGTCTGGTGGTCGTGGAGCAGGGCGGCGGAAACGGTGTGGGCATGCTCCTGCTGGGTCTGGCTATTGGTGCCGGCGCGGCGCTGCTGTTTGCCCCTGCCAGCGGCCGTGAAACACGGGAGCGGATTTCGCGTGAAGCGCGTCGCGCTGGCCGGCGTGTGCGCGAAGTCACCGACGAGTTCGGCGAACGGCTGGCCGACAAGGCGGAAGACGCGCGGGCCGCGGTGGATCGCCGTGTTGACCGGGCCAAGGGCGCGGTCAACTCACGCGTGCAGGCCGTGAGCGATGCGGTGGACGCGGGCCGCGAGGCGGCCGCTGAAGCGCGCCGAGACATTGAACGCGCGGTGGCGGATACCAAGCGGGCCTACTCCGATGCGCGCCGCGCGTACACCGACCGCGTGCGCACCGATGATGTGTCCACACGTGCCCGGCAGGAGCCACCCGCTGACGAGCATCCGGCAGAGGGCTGAGCCCTGGTGGGATATTGTCCGCCGCGTCTGGAATCAGGGCGCGGAGGACAACGTCCCGTTTCTCGCGGGGGGACTGGCGTTCAACATTTTGTTGGCGCTCGTCCCCTTCGTGTTGTTGCTGGTGGCCGGCCTGTCATTTCTGCTGGGCAACGAAACCGCAGAGGCGGCGAACACCGTCACGCGCCTCATTGAACGGCTGCTGCCCAGTGACGCGCCCATGATCACCGGGCTCGTGCGCGACATCGTGACCGACGTGCTGTCGACCCGCGGTGCCGTCACGATCTACTCGGCTATCACCTTCGCGTGGTTCTCCACGCGGCTGTTCGGTTCGCTGCGCAGCACCCTGGCGCTGGTGTTCGACAGTGGAGACCGCAGCATTGTCGTGGGCAAGGTATTCGACTTTGCCGCCACACTGGTCACCACGGTGGCCGTGGTGGTGTACGTGGTGTTCTCGGCCTATCTCGATTTGGCCACCACACGCGGCTTGGCGGTGTTGCGCGAAGTGGGACTTCGCGAATCGGCCATGAGTGGTGTGGGCTATCTGCTCGGCCGACTGCTGGCGGTGGGGCTGGTGTTTCTGCTCTTCTATGCGCTGTATCGCGGCTTGCCGCGTCAGCGGCCGGCGGTGCCGGTAGCGGCTGTGGGCGCGGCCACGGCGGCGGTGCTGTTCGAACTGGCTCGCCACGCCTTCTCGCTGGTGGTGCGCACCGCGAATCCCGGCTCGCTGTACACGGGCACGATTGCCGCCATTGTCGCCGTGGTGTTCTGGACCTACTACGGCGCCTTTCTCTTTCTCATTGGCGGCGAGACCGCGCAGGCCTGGGACCTGAGACGCCGTGAAATCGCGGCGCTCAAGCGTGCCGACTTGCCGCGCAAGCCGTCGCCAACTCCAGCTCC
Encoded here:
- the pyk gene encoding pyruvate kinase — translated: MTIPRTGPERATSPAGAQDNSSSTFVRTHVPRTKIVGTLGPASNTPEGVRALVEAGLDVARINFSHGTHEQHARTIATVRDVATQLGRPVAILADLQGPRIRIGALGAPRELEVGATVVLVPEAVASGDEIPITYADLCHDVNVGNRVLINDGLFELVVTRVEAPRVWASVVHGGTLTSNKGMNLPGIAVSAPSLTDKDKADLAFAVEHELDMVALSFVRRAQDIDEMRALIPRTMLVVAKIEKDVALENIEDIMRATDAVMVARGDLGVELPFEEVPYAQKHIIATANRMGRPVITATQMLESMIDNPRPTRAEASDVANAILDGTDAVMLSAETAAGHYPRLAVEAMRRIIKEIETRPRPGTLKRSERRDVSGVNTEEAIAAATVAAVRMMDAPLVVVFTKSGFTARIVASHRPSVPILALTDEPRVCRQLSLVWGVVPRLVPTARGYDHMVAMALREALDLNLVTKGDRVLVTAGVPFDVPGTTNLLKVETV
- a CDS encoding MBL fold metallo-hydrolase; protein product: MRLTFLGTGTSFGVPQIGCRCAVCTSGDPRDRRTRCGAVIETNDGTRLLIDTPPELRLQLVAAGIGHVDAVLFTHEHADHIHGIDDLRALTVRRSGPLPLYGEAPTLDTLRSRFPYVFDAAFRPLPGTTRPEGLPIEVRAGETFAVGNVEVLPLAVPHGRASVLGFRVGDMAYITDAKEIPPASMAALRGVRVLVLNALLRRPHPTHLSIAEAIATAQQVGAERTYFTHLTHDNAHAALEAELPAGIMPAYDGLVVDLDHSPSHAVSSREPAS
- a CDS encoding glucose-6-phosphate isomerase (catalyzes the formation of D-fructose 6-phosphate from D-glucose 6-phosphate); the encoded protein is MSLNLDFTNMMAAALPAGQGITLSEWENAAAPFAAAHAAVHARTDDLGFLTLPNNTALLAQSEAVATWADGRFTDVLLLGIGGSALGPIALRTALCAPQWNALTAEQRGGKPRLHVLDNVDPASIAAVLARLSLANTLVLVVSKSGGTVETMAQYLIVREALALALGEAKAREHVVFVTDPAKGALRAIANAEGVRTVDIPANVGGRFSVLSPVGVLPAALLGIDVRALLAGAGHVTSEAANPSLGSNLPGAFAVLQWLADTRHGRHVQVLMPYADPLRDLALWFVQLWAESLGKIGPDGRSVGPTPLPALGATDQHSQVQLFMEGPRDKTVTFVAVRGRTQEGPIPARHADIPELGYLAGHTLGELLDIEQRATAGALAARGRLNATLTVDAVDAWHMGALMQTFALATAYAGALYGIDAFDQPGVELGKQFAYAMLGRAGSEAARAEWDALPHPDPRFQL
- a CDS encoding class II fructose-bisphosphate aldolase, with protein sequence MTATSTTSATLLGGAVSVTNGTVQVHDTAALATSRLDPLVHQAVFGSDSDKRFARWLLWEIGQIVGVRAASIHELYLARGAGKCGGFTVPAINVRAMAYDTARAIFRTANKMEAGAFILEIARSEIAYTEQRPEEYVSVMLGAALREGFRGPVFIQGDHFQVNHKKYAVDPVTEVNAVKALVTEAVAAGFYNIDVDTSTLVDLSKATLAEQQRLNYEVCVDITRFVRAAEPKGVTISIGGEIGEVGTENSTPEELEAFMEGFNATLAAEAPGMAGLSKISVQSGTSHGGVVLPDGSIADVALDLDTLETLSKIARDRYGMAGAVQHGASTLPDAAFNNFPKRETAEIHLATNFQNIMFDHLPQDLLQEVYAWLDANAKDERKATDSDAQFYYKTRKKAIGPFKKKLWALPAELRAKLGAAYDAKFEFLFTQLAIGGTAKAVQQFVTVPEQRRPFPDGASTIVAAPDDADLSD
- a CDS encoding YtxH domain-containing protein, producing the protein MARDYDDERLVVVEQGGGNGVGMLLLGLAIGAGAALLFAPASGRETRERISREARRAGRRVREVTDEFGERLADKAEDARAAVDRRVDRAKGAVNSRVQAVSDAVDAGREAAAEARRDIERAVADTKRAYSDARRAYTDRVRTDDVSTRARQEPPADEHPAEG
- a CDS encoding YihY/virulence factor BrkB family protein, whose translation is MPGRSHPLTSIRQRAEPWWDIVRRVWNQGAEDNVPFLAGGLAFNILLALVPFVLLLVAGLSFLLGNETAEAANTVTRLIERLLPSDAPMITGLVRDIVTDVLSTRGAVTIYSAITFAWFSTRLFGSLRSTLALVFDSGDRSIVVGKVFDFAATLVTTVAVVVYVVFSAYLDLATTRGLAVLREVGLRESAMSGVGYLLGRLLAVGLVFLLFYALYRGLPRQRPAVPVAAVGAATAAVLFELARHAFSLVVRTANPGSLYTGTIAAIVAVVFWTYYGAFLFLIGGETAQAWDLRRREIAALKRADLPRKPSPTPAPPAKTIRESRKRSS